The nucleotide sequence GGGATTGAGATCAATAAATCAGATCAGGTCGCCGCTTAATGAAGATCTCATACACCAGATTTGACAATAACTCTCCCTCTTGGGTAAGCTGCGTGTAGCCCATCTGTGCTACTCTCGCTTGGCGGTGAGAAAACCACGATACTACCGCAGTTTGCCCCCTAACCGCACTGAAAGGGTTGCACTTGCAAGTTGAATTCACGAGTTATCACAACCCCAATCCGGTTGCTTCTGAATCAGAGTCCATCATGAGGTTCAGTGAACGGGCCGCCATCAGTCTGCCAAGGTGTTTAAGAATATACCAGGCCTTTTTTTGGAGGTCTTTGCTCAGTAGTTTACAGGTTTTCAAAAGTAGAGATTTATAAAAGATAGGAGGAAATATAAATGTATGGAATGGTAAACAAGGCGATCCGAGAGATGGTTATTCAGAAGCATGGGGAAGATACCTGGAGAAAAACTTACGAAAAGGTGGGTTCTCCTGCGGACTTCGATTCCTTCGCGCGGTACAAGGATTCGATCACGTACGAGCTTGTGGGAGCGATAGCCGACGTGCTGGAGGAACCAGCCGATAAAGTCCTGCATAAGCTTGGAATATTCTGGGTGATGGATGTTGCCCTCGTTCATTACAGGGACCTCATGGAGTCGTCGGGAACAGATTTCGTTGACTTCTTGCGAGGTCTTGACCATATGCACAGTAGGATTAAGGTGACATTTCCAGCGTTCTCTCCACCCTCCTTCCGCTGTATAGTACTGCGGGAAGGCGTCTGTGAACTCGACTATTACTCCGACCGTAAAGGCCTTCTTCCTTTTGTCAAAGGGTTGCTAGAGGGCCTTGCCATTCATTTTAAACAAGAGATCCAGGTCCGGGATATCCCCGATGAAGACCATCCCATGCCGTGCAAGCGCATGGAGATCTCTTACTCGTCTACAAAAAGGGTAGTGTGAGATGAAAAGGTCCGGGGATCTACCATTAATTTCTTGGCCACTGCTGGAAGATCTGGTTCCGTATAGTCTAATTTGGGACTCCAATGGGGTTCTCCTCTACATGACCCAGCATTTACGCAAATGGTGGAAGGTTGAGCTGAGGATGCCACTGTCGCAGGTGGAGATACAGATTCATCGGCCCTTCAGGGGGATTATTGAGCAGAAATTTCTGAAAAACCTGACTAACCTGAACGTGGTGCTGAGTCGGCGCGACCTTGTATCCGGTCACAAGAATTTGGTTTTTAAACTACGAGGTCAGCTCCACTGCCTTGATAGATTGTGGGTCTATTCGGGATTCCCCGATGTCACTTCGGCAGCTGAATTGTCCGATATGGGTCTAACCCTTGCGGAGCTGCCCCACCACTATGTCGTCGGGGACTTGGTGATTGCTTTAGAAATCAGCCTAGAGGCCAACCGGGAAACCAGGAAGCGTTCGGAAGAACTCGAGAAAATGAACAAAGAGCTTCAACGTCTAGTCAATGATTTCGAATCCAGCAAGCTAGAGGTCGAAGGGTTGACCGAGGGTCTGCGCT is from Candidatus Manganitrophaceae bacterium and encodes:
- a CDS encoding heme NO-binding protein; this translates as MYGMVNKAIREMVIQKHGEDTWRKTYEKVGSPADFDSFARYKDSITYELVGAIADVLEEPADKVLHKLGIFWVMDVALVHYRDLMESSGTDFVDFLRGLDHMHSRIKVTFPAFSPPSFRCIVLREGVCELDYYSDRKGLLPFVKGLLEGLAIHFKQEIQVRDIPDEDHPMPCKRMEISYSSTKRVV
- a CDS encoding PAS domain S-box protein codes for the protein MKRSGDLPLISWPLLEDLVPYSLIWDSNGVLLYMTQHLRKWWKVELRMPLSQVEIQIHRPFRGIIEQKFLKNLTNLNVVLSRRDLVSGHKNLVFKLRGQLHCLDRLWVYSGFPDVTSAAELSDMGLTLAELPHHYVVGDLVIALEISLEANRETRKRSEELEKMNKELQRLVNDFESSKLEVEGLTEGLRSSDDRYRALFDNAHDMIQSIDLEGNFSFVNPAWIKTMGYTLRELKGIKVFDLISPESQDH